The genomic stretch AAGTGTGCCGGCCAGAACACATCGTTGTTCGCCCAAAAACGCAAGGTGAGGTTTACAGAGCTGTCTGCCAATGCCCCAACATATACTTCGGGAGCTGGTTCGGTGTTGATATTTGGGTTGTCGGCACAAATTTGTAAAAGAATTTCCTTGGCTTCCTTTATGTTGGAACCGTACCCAATGCCCACATCAATTTTGTCCCGGCGGGTATTTTCCATATTGTAGTTGATGATATTTCCATTGGACAATTGACCATTGGGTATAATGGCGATTTGATTGCCAAATGTGCTCAATTTTGTATTGAAGATGGAAATTTCTTTTACCGAACCATCAACGCCTTGGGCTGAAATCCAATCCCCGACCTTGAAAGGCTTAAATACCAATATAAGGACACCACCGGCAAAATTGGCCAGAGATCCTTGGAGTGCCAAACCAATGGCCAAACCAGCAGCACCGATTATGGCCACTAAAGATGAGGTTTTGACCCCCAATT from Flagellimonas oceani encodes the following:
- a CDS encoding mechanosensitive ion channel family protein, which codes for MKELENYQEYVDQAIEWAFGVIPNILLAIVIFFVGLWIIRLFNKMVKRFFAKKEYDETLESFMQSFISIALKIMLFVLVVTQLGVKTSSLVAIIGAAGLAIGLALQGSLANFAGGVLILVFKPFKVGDWISAQGVDGSVKEISIFNTKLSTFGNQIAIIPNGQLSNGNIINYNMENTRRDKIDVGIGYGSNIKEAKEILLQICADNPNINTEPAPEVYVGALADSSVNLTLRFWANNDVFWPAHFYVIEQTKLRFDAAGIEIPFPQRVMHKALED